In a single window of the Neodiprion virginianus isolate iyNeoVirg1 chromosome 1, iyNeoVirg1.1, whole genome shotgun sequence genome:
- the LOC124302501 gene encoding solute carrier family 25 member 40-like: MSNNLDDIDLDDPRFRIRPYQQMVASCTGALITSLFVTPLDVVKIRLQTQQKAMLSNKCFLYCNGLMDHLCPCLDEKSPPWMRANGKFNGTLDALTKISRTEGVLSLWSGLSPTLILAIPATIVYFVSYEQLRLFFKDTYNSRINSGTNHSVQPFWIPMLAGGTARIWAASLVSPLELIRTKMQSQKLSYIEIGQALKTVVKYSGFSGLWMGLGSTLLRDVPFSAIYWLNYETIKQQFRGTQQTFTFNLAAGAVAGSIAALVTIPFDVVKTHRQIEMGEKEIYSEKPGRSSDTLSIIRRIYAQNGIRGLFTGLTPRLVKVAPACAIMIATFEHGKRFFQAYNAKQILQLENDIQYFKDKY, translated from the exons ATGAGTAATAATCTCGATGATATTGACTTGGATGATCCAAGATTCCGCATCAGACCATATCAACAAATGGTGGCTTCGTGTACTGGAGCATTAATCACATCACTATTTG taacaCCGCTGGATGTTGTAAAAATTCGACTACAGACACAACAAAAAGCAATGCTCTCTAACAAATGCTTTTTGTACTGTAACGGACTCATGGACCATCTCTGCCCTTGTCTAGATGAAAAAAGTCCACCTTGGATGCGCGCTAATGGAAAATTTAATGGCACGCTG GACGCGCTAACTAAAATTAGTAGAACCGAAGGTGTATTATCACTATGGAGTGGGTTGAGCCCGACTCTCATCCTGGCAATACCAGCAACTATAGTATATTTTGTATCTTATGAACAACTGAGGCTATTTTTCAAG GATACCTATAACAGTAGGATTAATAGTGGAACTAATCATTCGGTGCAACCGTTCTGGATTCCAATGTTAGCTGGTGGCACAGCGCGAATTTGGGCTGCATCTTTAGTAAGCCCATTAGAGCTTATTAGAACAAAGATGCAATCGCAAAAACTGAGTTATATCG aaATCGGACAAGCTTTAAAGACTGTTGTTAAATACAGTGGATTTTCTGGTTTGTGGATGGGTCTTGGGTCTACATTGTTGCGCGATGTACCGTTCAGTGCTATTTATTGGTTAAACTATGAAACTATAAAACAACAGTTTCGAGGAACTCAACAAACATTTACATTTAATTTAGCAGCTGGAGCTGTAGCTGGTTCT ATAGCGGCCTTAGTGACTATTCCATTTGATGTTGTTAAAACGCATAGGCAGATAGAGATGGGtgagaaagaaatttattcag aAAAACCCGGCCGTAGCAGTGACACTCTGTCAATAATAAGACGAATTTATGCCCAAAATGGAATCAGAGGATTGTTCACAGGACTAACACCTCGGCTGGTAAAAGTTGCCCCAGCTTGCGCTATTATGATAGCAACCTTTGAACATGGCAAGCGATTTTTCCAAGCATACAATGCAAAGCAAATACTTCAACTTGAGAATGACATACAGTATTTCAAAGATAAGTACTAA
- the LOC124302509 gene encoding uncharacterized protein LOC124302509 isoform X1, translating to MVVSCSACGEQYGVTEDVTFHKFPANEERRNKWLDAVQREAWTPGKRSMLCSKHFSPDKFVYKVSGDKVRRYLMPDTVPTIFDRTDKKSRSPASLHSNQRIETLSSNVNGSTNVMAVEPELGQSDADAQAGQLACNSSANLNLEILASTSVTLEPYMIVTKPQFIQVDENTPYILSKSTEVPATTSVITASTTFNTSAHKVLSQPNGQLHFPRPAKRVYNMESIQTDLTSIPKQPRLVYPGDFKQLNCNNVKQDSKSWIALNNYIKKMRRNMKVLQQRNRRLEKRVTDLKTVVKFLKNRIVTRDSAAIRLCGHSDLPEKKECLPKNHSNQVAHFLGDHDYVASKNWSIL from the exons ATGGTGGTTAGTTGTTCAGCTTGTGGTGAACAATACGGAGTGACCGAAGACGTAACTTTCCACAA ATTTCCTGCCAACGAAGAGCGCAGAAATAAATGGCTGGATGCTGTGCAGCGTGAAGCATGGACACCTGGGAAGAGGAGCATGTTATGCAGTAAACATTTTTCCCCTGACAAGTTTGTGTACAAGGTTTCTGGAGATAAAGTACGAAGGTACTTGATGCCAGATACCGTTCCAACCATCTTTGACAGGACTGACAA GAAATCCAGAAGCCCGGCTTCGTTACACTCGAATCAGAGAATCGAAACCTTAAGTTCAAATGTAAACGGTTCAACAAATGTAATGGCCGTAGAGCCAGAATTAGGTCAGTCAGATGCTGATGCTCAAGCTGGACAATTAGCTTGCAATTCATCTGCAAACTTGAATCTTGAAATTTTAGCTTCGACATCTGTCACACTAGAACCTTACATGATTGTGACAAAGCCACAGTTTATTCAGGTGGATGAAAATACTCCTTACATACTTTCCAAATCAACTGAAGTTCCAGCCACAACGTCGGTCATTACTGCAAGTACTACTTTTAACACTTCAGCACACAAAGTTCTAAGTCAGCCCAACGGACAATTACATTTTCCACGACCAGCCAAAAG AGTCTACAATATGGAGTCAATACAAACTGACTTAACTTCAATTCCAAAACAGCCTCGCCTAGTTTACCCTGGAGACTTTAAACAATTGAATTGCAATAATGTGAAGCAGGATTCCAAAAGCTGGATCGCTCTCaacaattatattaaaaaaatgagaagGAACATGAAGGTGCTGCAACAGCGCAATAGAAGACTAGAGAAGCGAGTAACAGACCTTAAGACTGTTGttaagtttttgaaaaacaggATCGTGACAAGAGATTCTGCAGCGATTCGATTG TGTGGGCACTCAGACTTGCCTGAAAAGAAAGAATGTTTGCCTAAAAATCACTCGAACCAAGTGGCGCATTTTTTGGGAGATCATGATTATGTCGCCAGCAAAAACTGGTCCATCTTGTAA
- the LOC124302520 gene encoding translation initiation factor eIF-2B subunit alpha isoform X2: protein MQLTKTKAVNLCCFVAETVQELHLCLQNAVDTMRSTDHPVTGIASGCELFLRFITLATLDNSPFADCKRIMIQRGKLFYDKLFAARGKVAKLAAQFIIDGSRILTHSKSRVVLQTMKEAAASNKRFEVYVTESFPNNSGKEMCKDLTLLDVPCTLILDSAMGYIMEQVDMVMVGAEGVAESGGIINKVGTYTMAMCAREIKKPFYVLTESYKFSRIYPLNQVDLPNEFKYTASTLKKDLHREHPLVDYTPPSYINLLFTDLGILTPSAVSDELIKLYL, encoded by the exons ATGCAACTAACAAAGACTAAGGCTGTAAATTTATGCTGCTTTGTAG CGGAAACAGTTCAGGAACTCCATTTGTGTCTGCAAAATGCAGTAGATACAATGCGATCTACCGATCATCCTGTTACTGGTATTGCTTCGGGTTGTGAGCTTTTCCTCCGTTTCATTACATTGGCCACATTGGATAATTCT CCATTTGCTGACTGTAAACGGATTATGATTCAGCGGGGGAAGCTTTTCTACGATAAGTTGTTTGCTGCACGTGGTAAAGTGGCTAAACTGGCTGCACAGTTTATAATAGATGGCTCG AGGATATTGACACATTCCAAATCCAGAGTTGTTTTACAAACTATGAAAGAAGCTGCAGCTAGTAATAAAAGGTTCGAAGTTTATGTCACAGAGTCTTTCCCAAACAATAGCGG CAAGGAAATGTGCAAAGACTTGACCCTCCTGGATGTGCCATGTACATTAATACTTGATTCGGCAATGGGTTACATTATGGAGCAAGTTGACATGGTAATGGTTGGAGCTGAGGGAGTTGCAGAGAGCGGTGGAATAATTAATAAA GTGGGAACTTACACAATGGCGATGTGTGCTCGGGAGATCAAGAAACCTTTTTATGTCCTGACTGaaagttataaattttctcgaataTATCCTCTAAATCAAGTTGATCTCCCCAACGAATTTAAA TACACAGCAAGTACACTGAAAAAGGATCTACACCGAGAACATCCATTAGTTGATTACACTCCACCATCTTATATAAATCTTTTATTTACTGATCTTGGTATACTGACTCCATCTGCTGTTAGTGACGAACTTATTAaactttatttataa
- the LOC124302520 gene encoding translation initiation factor eIF-2B subunit alpha isoform X3: protein MLLSETVQELHLCLQNAVDTMRSTDHPVTGIASGCELFLRFITLATLDNSPFADCKRIMIQRGKLFYDKLFAARGKVAKLAAQFIIDGSRILTHSKSRVVLQTMKEAAASNKRFEVYVTESFPNNSGKEMCKDLTLLDVPCTLILDSAMGYIMEQVDMVMVGAEGVAESGGIINKVGTYTMAMCAREIKKPFYVLTESYKFSRIYPLNQVDLPNEFKYTASTLKKDLHREHPLVDYTPPSYINLLFTDLGILTPSAVSDELIKLYL from the exons ATGCTGCTTT CGGAAACAGTTCAGGAACTCCATTTGTGTCTGCAAAATGCAGTAGATACAATGCGATCTACCGATCATCCTGTTACTGGTATTGCTTCGGGTTGTGAGCTTTTCCTCCGTTTCATTACATTGGCCACATTGGATAATTCT CCATTTGCTGACTGTAAACGGATTATGATTCAGCGGGGGAAGCTTTTCTACGATAAGTTGTTTGCTGCACGTGGTAAAGTGGCTAAACTGGCTGCACAGTTTATAATAGATGGCTCG AGGATATTGACACATTCCAAATCCAGAGTTGTTTTACAAACTATGAAAGAAGCTGCAGCTAGTAATAAAAGGTTCGAAGTTTATGTCACAGAGTCTTTCCCAAACAATAGCGG CAAGGAAATGTGCAAAGACTTGACCCTCCTGGATGTGCCATGTACATTAATACTTGATTCGGCAATGGGTTACATTATGGAGCAAGTTGACATGGTAATGGTTGGAGCTGAGGGAGTTGCAGAGAGCGGTGGAATAATTAATAAA GTGGGAACTTACACAATGGCGATGTGTGCTCGGGAGATCAAGAAACCTTTTTATGTCCTGACTGaaagttataaattttctcgaataTATCCTCTAAATCAAGTTGATCTCCCCAACGAATTTAAA TACACAGCAAGTACACTGAAAAAGGATCTACACCGAGAACATCCATTAGTTGATTACACTCCACCATCTTATATAAATCTTTTATTTACTGATCTTGGTATACTGACTCCATCTGCTGTTAGTGACGAACTTATTAaactttatttataa
- the LOC124302438 gene encoding tubulin-specific chaperone D, with the protein MVLNDGPDPESMGCGYNMIKEIDEVTGLVGKLQDSDLTPAQIERNHERFTFILSQYQDQPHLLDPYLDDILGSMLTIVRDDNISDGVKHNVFKYIFIIMSVKTYKKIASHLPHEVMDLVPVLRMLEKQDPNDSLTWETRYVLLVWLSIISKIPFPLSRLETSNDIKPEDMITNRILKLCKLYCLSKDVCSVAAVFLIANFLNRSDVKKLYLEEIITWCCQCLEVNSTTHGALAILSSILKHCAREDLKPYSQMLLDKIMKMNLSDNPDALVRKFALKVIQRIGFVLLRAKVADWRYQRASKTISLLPENKKNLTAMSVGDTNEISSQETEDHDIPPATEEIIEQLIQGLRDKSITIRWSAAKGIGRVTARLPIDLADEVVGFVLNLFSGRESDTAWHGGCLALAELGRRGLLLPHRLGDVIPLVLQALVFDEPRAYGSVGSIIRDAACYVCWSFARAFESRVLLPYVNQIAATLLIVAVFDREINCRRAASAAFQENVGRQGNFPHGIDILTVADYFEVGVRSNAYLKISVHIAQYEEYTKPLIDHLLVRKVTHWDTAIRELAAKALCNLTPKDPRYMVETVLSNLLDMLSSIDLNVRHGAVLAVAEILEALDIASDEKIENIIGKPAVDQICNAIRVFKNRGQFKGLGGELMKQACAVLIRKCARVHFPVHSTDIIDDWQGLLEECLSHEVASIRLKAAEAHSDFFTEYYTSAHMSPDARNVIVDRYLDNLRSNNQINRMGFAQAIGYYPLFILRERAKDTIQALIKCTHITEHTSKWAESRKEAFHSLTMVCQTLGIKELNVWKPYMQELYDCYLLALGEYTMDSRGDIGAWVREAAMAGLQLLTNLVSHAKLTSVLNEKVMGQVIGGVAQQAVERIDRIRAQAGAVFSGLIHSDPELPYIPNHDELKKLFPLTECTDSIDWKMESMTFPRFIRMLSFPSYTLAILRGIIYSVGGLSESLVKHSSMSFFSYLKEIDEASVRNLCHKILDIFEESHKNDRMITSLLVFMVRLISSGCIQFILDDPESEFPQRLLTLLKREIKSINNMKLLISSIGVFCQLLQVRSDVSKRAFSQLSIFLCHNFMCVRKITAVRTYEALTLYGEDMDLPEDDLTSVLNELNSTDWEQSVVILRPIRNHLCELMKVAPPVMIKKS; encoded by the exons ATGGTCCTCAACGATGGACCTGATCCTGAAAGCATGGGCTGTGGATATAACATGATCAAAGAAATAGACGAAGTCACAGGACTGGTTGGAAAGTTGCAAGATTCGGATTTAACTCCGGCACagattgaaagaaatcatGAGCGTTTTACCTTTATTTTGTCTCAATACCAAGATCAACCGCATTTGCTGGATCCATACCTGGACGATATCCTAGGTTCGATGTTGACCATCGTTAGAGACGACAATATTTCTGATGGTGTAAAACACAATGTCTTCAAATACATATTCATCATCATGTCTGTCAAAACATATAAGAAAATTGCCTCTCATCTTCCTCACGAG GTAATGGATCTTGTGCCGGTTCTGCGTATGTTGGAAAAGCAAGACCCAAATGATTCGCTTACTTGGGAAACACGTTACGTACTTCTTGTTTGGCTATCTATTATTTCTAAAATACCTTTTCCTTTATCTCGATTGGAAACATCGAATGATATCAAACCTGAGGATATGATAACAAATAG GATATTGAAGTTATGCAAACTGTATTGCCTATCAAAAGATGTTTGTTCAGTGGCGGCAGTATTTTTGATTGCGAATTTTCTGAATCGTTCAGATGTTAAGAAATTGTATCTTGAAGAAATTATCACATGGTGCTGCCAG TGTTTGGAAGTTAATTCTACAACTCACGGTGCTTTGGCAATACTTTCCTCAATATTGAAACATTGTGCTCGAGAAGATCTGAAGCCATATAGTCAAATGCTATTagataaaattatgaaaatgaatttgagCGATAATCCAGACGCTCTCGTTAGAAAATTTGCTCTGAAAGTAATACAGCGCATTG GATTTGTTCTCCTACGAGCTAAAGTAGCTGATTGGAGGTATCAGAGAGCAAGCAAGACAATAAGCTTGCTACctgagaataaaaagaatctAACAGCCATGAGTGTAGGGGACACAAATGAAATATCCTCCCAAGAGACTGAGGACCATGATATTCCTCCAGCAACAGAAGAAATTATTGAGCAGCTGATACAAGGTCTTCGCGACAAAAGCATTACCATCAG ATGGTCTGCAGCCAAAGGAATCGGGCGAGTAACAGCTCGCTTGCCAATTGATCTAGCTGATGAAGTGGTTGGATTTGTACTGAATTTGTTTTCTGGACGTGAATCAGATACGGCCTGGCATGGTGGTTGTCTAGCATTAGCTGAATTAG GGCGAAGAGGATTACTATTACCTCATAGATTGGGAGATGTTATTCCTTTGGTTCTTCAAGCATTGGTATTTGATGAACCTCGAGCTTACGGTTCTGTAGGATCGATAATCAGAGATGCAGCATGCTATGTTTGTTGGTCGTTCGCAAGAGCATTTGAATCTAGAGTACTATTACCTTATGTAAATCAGATTGCTGCTACTCTGCTTATTGTAGCCGTTTTCGATCGAGAG ATCAATTGTCGGAGAGCTGCATCAGCTGCATTCCAAGAGAATGTTGGTAGGCAGGGGAACTTTCCACATGGAATAGACATCCTCACTGTTGCCGATTATTTCGAAGTTGGTGTACGGAGTAATGCTTACCTAAAAATTAG CGTTCACATAGCGCAGTATGAAGAATACACCAAACCTTTAATTGATCACTTGCTCGTCAGAAAAGTAACGCACTGGGATACAGCTATTCGAGAACTTGCAGCTAAG GCTCTCTGCAACTTGACTCCCAAGGATCCTCGTTACATGGTTGAAACGGTACTCTCCAATCTTCTTGATATGCTAAGTTCCATTGACTTGAATGTAAGACATGGAGCAGTTTTAGCTGTTGCTGAAATTCTAGAAGCATTGGACATTGCTTCTGATGAGAAAATCGAAAACATTATCG GCAAACCAGCTGTAGATCAAATATGCAATGCCATACGAGTATTCAAGAATCGAGGGCAATTTAAAGGATTGGGTGGAGAGTTGATGAAGCAAGCATGCGCAGTTCTTATACGAAAGTGTGCTCGTGTTCATTTTCCCGTTCATTCCACCGACATCATTG ATGACTGGCAGGGTTTACTGGAAGAATGCCTGAGCCATGAAGTAGCTAGCATTAGGTTGAAAGCAGCAGAAGCACACTCTGATTTTTTCACTGAATATTATACCTCAGCTCATATGAGTCCAGATGCTCGCAACGTAATAGTTGATCGTTATTTGGATAACTTGAGGTCCAATAATCAAATAAACAGAATGGGTTTTGCTCAGGCTATAG GATATTATCCATTATTCATATTACGGGAGAGAGCAAAGGATACAATACAAGCACTCATCAAATGTACACATATCACAGAACATACTTCAAAATGGGCTGAAAGTCGAAAGGAAGCGTTTCACTCCTTGACAATGGTTTGTCAAACGCTTGGAATTAAGGAATTAA ATGTATGGAAACCTTACATGCAAGAACTTTACGACTGTTACTTACTTGCTCTTGGCGAATACACGATGGACAGCAGAGGAGATATAGGAGCTTGGGTTCGAGAAGCTGCAATGGCTGGTCTTCAG TTGCTCACAAATTTAGTTTCACATGCCAAATTGACATCAGTGCTAAATGAAAAAGTTATGGGGCAAGTGATAGGTGGTGTTGCCCAGCAAGCTGTTGAAAGAATCGATAGAATTCGTGCACAGGCTGGTGCTGTATTTAGTGGTCTTATACACAG TGATCCAGAACTCCCATATATACCAAACCATGATGaattaaagaaattgtttCCACTTACCGAGTGTACAGATAGCATAGATTGGAAAATGGAATCAATGACATTTCCGCGTTTCATAAGGATGCTTTCTTTTCCATCTTATACACTCGCCATACTTCGAGGGATCATATATAGTGTCGGTGGATTGAGCGAGTCATTG GTAAAACATTCGAGCATGtccttcttttcttatttgaaagaaattgacGAAGCATCTGTGCGGAACTTGTGTCACAagattttggatatttttgaaGAGAGTCATAAGAATGATAGAATGATTACTTCTTTATTGGTATTTATGGTTCGCTTGATCAGTTCCGGCTGTATCCAATTTATTTTGGATGATCCAGAAAGTGAATTTCCTCAACGGCTTTTGACGCTGCTCAAACGAGAAATCAAATctataaataatatgaaacTTCTCATCAGCAGTATAGGAGTTTTTTGCCAACTATTGCAG GTGCGAAGTGACGTAAGTAAAAGAGCATTCAGTCAGttgagtatatttttatgtCATAATTTTATGTGCGTGAGAAAGATAACCGCAGTGCGCACATATGAAGCGCTGACTCTATATGGAGAGGATATGGACCTTCCAGAAGATGATCTTACCAGTGTATTGAATGAACTCAATTCGACAGACTGGGAGCAGTCTGTGGTAATCCTTCGCCCAATTAGAAATCATTTGTGTGAGCTAATGAAAGTTGCACCACCTgttatgattaaaaaatcttGA
- the LOC124302520 gene encoding translation initiation factor eIF-2B subunit alpha isoform X1 — MPDSMNQKDICIFFNRIMKNESDISAGMAAIQTLLKVLERSDSETVQELHLCLQNAVDTMRSTDHPVTGIASGCELFLRFITLATLDNSPFADCKRIMIQRGKLFYDKLFAARGKVAKLAAQFIIDGSRILTHSKSRVVLQTMKEAAASNKRFEVYVTESFPNNSGKEMCKDLTLLDVPCTLILDSAMGYIMEQVDMVMVGAEGVAESGGIINKVGTYTMAMCAREIKKPFYVLTESYKFSRIYPLNQVDLPNEFKYTASTLKKDLHREHPLVDYTPPSYINLLFTDLGILTPSAVSDELIKLYL, encoded by the exons ATGCCAGACAGTATGAATCAAAAAG AtatctgtatattttttaaccgcATTATGAAGAATGAAAGCGATATATCAGCAGGAATGGCTGCAATACAAACGCTTTTAAAAGTTTTGGAACGCTCTGACT CGGAAACAGTTCAGGAACTCCATTTGTGTCTGCAAAATGCAGTAGATACAATGCGATCTACCGATCATCCTGTTACTGGTATTGCTTCGGGTTGTGAGCTTTTCCTCCGTTTCATTACATTGGCCACATTGGATAATTCT CCATTTGCTGACTGTAAACGGATTATGATTCAGCGGGGGAAGCTTTTCTACGATAAGTTGTTTGCTGCACGTGGTAAAGTGGCTAAACTGGCTGCACAGTTTATAATAGATGGCTCG AGGATATTGACACATTCCAAATCCAGAGTTGTTTTACAAACTATGAAAGAAGCTGCAGCTAGTAATAAAAGGTTCGAAGTTTATGTCACAGAGTCTTTCCCAAACAATAGCGG CAAGGAAATGTGCAAAGACTTGACCCTCCTGGATGTGCCATGTACATTAATACTTGATTCGGCAATGGGTTACATTATGGAGCAAGTTGACATGGTAATGGTTGGAGCTGAGGGAGTTGCAGAGAGCGGTGGAATAATTAATAAA GTGGGAACTTACACAATGGCGATGTGTGCTCGGGAGATCAAGAAACCTTTTTATGTCCTGACTGaaagttataaattttctcgaataTATCCTCTAAATCAAGTTGATCTCCCCAACGAATTTAAA TACACAGCAAGTACACTGAAAAAGGATCTACACCGAGAACATCCATTAGTTGATTACACTCCACCATCTTATATAAATCTTTTATTTACTGATCTTGGTATACTGACTCCATCTGCTGTTAGTGACGAACTTATTAaactttatttataa
- the LOC124302509 gene encoding uncharacterized protein LOC124302509 isoform X2 translates to MVVSCSACGEQYGVTEDVTFHKFPANEERRNKWLDAVQREAWTPGKRSMLCSKHFSPDKFVYKVSGDKVRRYLMPDTVPTIFDRTDKKSRSPASLHSNQRIETLSSNVNGSTNVMAVEPELASTSVTLEPYMIVTKPQFIQVDENTPYILSKSTEVPATTSVITASTTFNTSAHKVLSQPNGQLHFPRPAKRVYNMESIQTDLTSIPKQPRLVYPGDFKQLNCNNVKQDSKSWIALNNYIKKMRRNMKVLQQRNRRLEKRVTDLKTVVKFLKNRIVTRDSAAIRLCGHSDLPEKKECLPKNHSNQVAHFLGDHDYVASKNWSIL, encoded by the exons ATGGTGGTTAGTTGTTCAGCTTGTGGTGAACAATACGGAGTGACCGAAGACGTAACTTTCCACAA ATTTCCTGCCAACGAAGAGCGCAGAAATAAATGGCTGGATGCTGTGCAGCGTGAAGCATGGACACCTGGGAAGAGGAGCATGTTATGCAGTAAACATTTTTCCCCTGACAAGTTTGTGTACAAGGTTTCTGGAGATAAAGTACGAAGGTACTTGATGCCAGATACCGTTCCAACCATCTTTGACAGGACTGACAA GAAATCCAGAAGCCCGGCTTCGTTACACTCGAATCAGAGAATCGAAACCTTAAGTTCAAATGTAAACGGTTCAACAAATGTAATGGCCGTAGAGCCAGAATTAG CTTCGACATCTGTCACACTAGAACCTTACATGATTGTGACAAAGCCACAGTTTATTCAGGTGGATGAAAATACTCCTTACATACTTTCCAAATCAACTGAAGTTCCAGCCACAACGTCGGTCATTACTGCAAGTACTACTTTTAACACTTCAGCACACAAAGTTCTAAGTCAGCCCAACGGACAATTACATTTTCCACGACCAGCCAAAAG AGTCTACAATATGGAGTCAATACAAACTGACTTAACTTCAATTCCAAAACAGCCTCGCCTAGTTTACCCTGGAGACTTTAAACAATTGAATTGCAATAATGTGAAGCAGGATTCCAAAAGCTGGATCGCTCTCaacaattatattaaaaaaatgagaagGAACATGAAGGTGCTGCAACAGCGCAATAGAAGACTAGAGAAGCGAGTAACAGACCTTAAGACTGTTGttaagtttttgaaaaacaggATCGTGACAAGAGATTCTGCAGCGATTCGATTG TGTGGGCACTCAGACTTGCCTGAAAAGAAAGAATGTTTGCCTAAAAATCACTCGAACCAAGTGGCGCATTTTTTGGGAGATCATGATTATGTCGCCAGCAAAAACTGGTCCATCTTGTAA